A genomic window from Micromonospora ferruginea includes:
- the frr gene encoding ribosome recycling factor, with the protein MIDDTLLEAEEKMERAIEHAREEFGGIRTGRANAAMFSRILIDYYGSPTPLPQMASIAVPEPRMVIIKPYDNSQTNAMEKAIRDSDLGVNPNNEGNQLRIVLPQMTEERRREMIKVARQKGEEAKVAVRNIRRKAKEELDRLVKDGEVGEDEGRRAEKDLDDLTQRFVATVDEMIKHKETELLEV; encoded by the coding sequence GTGATCGACGACACCCTCCTCGAGGCGGAGGAGAAGATGGAGCGTGCCATCGAGCACGCCAGGGAGGAATTCGGCGGGATCCGCACCGGTCGCGCCAACGCCGCCATGTTCTCCCGGATCCTCATCGACTACTACGGCAGCCCGACCCCGCTGCCGCAGATGGCGTCCATCGCGGTGCCCGAGCCGCGCATGGTGATCATCAAGCCGTACGACAACTCGCAGACCAATGCGATGGAGAAGGCGATCCGCGACTCGGACCTCGGGGTCAACCCGAACAACGAGGGCAACCAGTTGCGCATCGTGCTGCCGCAGATGACCGAGGAGCGGCGGCGCGAGATGATCAAGGTCGCCCGGCAGAAGGGCGAGGAGGCGAAGGTCGCCGTCCGCAACATCCGCCGCAAGGCCAAGGAAGAGCTGGACCGCCTGGTCAAGGACGGCGAGGTCGGCGAGGACGAGGGCCGCCGCGCGGAGAAGGACCTGGACGACCTGACCCAGCGTTTCGTCGCCACGGTGGACGAGATGATCAAGCACAAGGAGACCGAGCTGCTCGAGGTCTGA
- the pyrH gene encoding UMP kinase, with translation MTQVVSDRSLAEDDPTAPPPGRSRRVVLKLSGEVFGGGAIGVDPDVVQGIARQIATVVRRGVQVSVVVGGGNFFRGAELQKRGMDRARADYMGMLGTVMNCLALQDFLEKEGIETRVQSAITMAQVAEPYIPLRAIRHLEKGRVVIFGAGAGMPYFSTDTVAAQRALEIRADVVLMSKNGVDAVYTADPRIDPTASKLDSITFSEVLRRNLRVADAAAFSLCMENGLPMLVFGAQGDDTIVRAVGGEKIGTLITA, from the coding sequence ATGACGCAGGTTGTGAGTGACCGGAGCCTGGCGGAGGACGACCCGACCGCCCCGCCGCCCGGTCGGTCCCGTCGGGTGGTGCTGAAGCTCTCCGGTGAGGTCTTCGGCGGCGGCGCGATCGGCGTCGACCCGGACGTCGTGCAGGGCATCGCCCGGCAGATCGCCACCGTGGTGCGCCGCGGCGTGCAGGTCTCGGTGGTGGTCGGCGGCGGCAACTTCTTCCGCGGCGCGGAGCTGCAGAAGCGGGGCATGGACCGGGCCCGCGCCGACTACATGGGCATGCTGGGCACGGTGATGAACTGCCTGGCGTTGCAGGACTTCCTGGAGAAGGAGGGCATCGAGACCCGGGTGCAGAGCGCCATCACCATGGCCCAGGTCGCCGAGCCCTACATCCCGCTGCGCGCGATCCGGCACCTGGAGAAGGGCCGTGTGGTGATCTTCGGTGCGGGCGCCGGGATGCCCTACTTCTCCACCGACACGGTGGCCGCCCAGCGCGCGCTGGAGATCCGCGCGGACGTGGTGCTGATGAGCAAGAACGGCGTGGACGCGGTCTACACCGCCGACCCCCGGATCGACCCCACCGCGAGCAAGCTCGACTCGATCACCTTCTCCGAGGTGCTGCGCCGCAACCTCCGGGTGGCCGACGCCGCCGCGTTCAGCCTCTGCATGGAGAACGGCCTGCCGATGCTGGTCTTCGGCGCCCAGGGCGACGACACCATCGTCCGGGCCGTCGGCGGTGAGAAGATCGGCACGCTGATCACCGCCTGA
- a CDS encoding phosphatidate cytidylyltransferase translates to MSHPDPYGSTEPRGWDRPAPALPWPETDLEPGPWQRPAPGPDAFGADAGAYARQAERETYADPYPGGPWPAGGPPPGGRGPRGDDRPDDEFPTAQIAPVRDEPTGHLPEVRDEPAPEPPSGRRSKGRRRASAERPPTTAPRASKAGRNLPAAIGVGVGLGAAIVVPLFFFLPAFLAVLAAAVAIGIWEMARAVRRSGAHPPLVPLVAGGVIMIGLAWFAGPDALCLGLLVTVLGTMIWRLGDGPGNYQRDLTAATLIVVYVPFLAGFAALLAAAPDDGHLRVLVTLVAVVLSDTGGYAAGVAFGKRPMAPKISPKKSWEGFAGSVTAAAVGSALLLWLLFDVAPWWGALFGVAISCAAVLGDLAESMIKRDLGVKDMSNLLPGHGGLMDRLDSILFAVPTAYLLLAVFVPVVG, encoded by the coding sequence ATGTCCCACCCCGACCCCTACGGCAGCACCGAGCCGCGCGGCTGGGACCGGCCGGCCCCGGCCCTGCCCTGGCCGGAGACCGACCTGGAGCCCGGCCCGTGGCAGCGGCCCGCCCCCGGCCCGGACGCGTTCGGAGCCGACGCCGGCGCGTACGCCCGGCAAGCCGAGCGGGAAACCTACGCCGACCCGTACCCGGGCGGTCCCTGGCCCGCCGGCGGCCCGCCGCCCGGCGGTCGCGGTCCGCGCGGTGACGACCGGCCGGACGACGAGTTCCCCACCGCCCAGATCGCGCCGGTGCGGGACGAGCCGACCGGCCACCTTCCGGAGGTACGCGACGAGCCGGCGCCCGAGCCGCCGTCCGGTCGCCGGTCGAAGGGCCGCCGCCGGGCGAGCGCCGAGCGCCCGCCGACCACCGCGCCCCGGGCGTCGAAGGCGGGGCGCAACCTGCCGGCGGCGATCGGCGTCGGCGTGGGCCTCGGCGCGGCGATCGTGGTGCCGCTCTTCTTCTTCCTCCCGGCGTTCCTCGCCGTGCTCGCCGCCGCGGTGGCGATCGGCATCTGGGAGATGGCCCGGGCGGTACGCCGCAGCGGCGCCCACCCGCCGCTGGTGCCGCTGGTCGCCGGCGGGGTGATCATGATCGGGCTGGCCTGGTTCGCCGGCCCGGACGCGCTCTGCCTCGGGCTGCTGGTCACCGTGCTGGGCACGATGATCTGGCGGCTGGGCGACGGTCCCGGCAACTACCAGCGGGACCTGACCGCGGCGACGCTGATCGTGGTCTACGTGCCCTTCCTGGCCGGATTCGCGGCCCTGCTCGCGGCCGCGCCCGACGACGGTCACCTGCGGGTGCTGGTCACGCTGGTGGCCGTGGTGCTCTCCGACACCGGCGGGTACGCCGCCGGGGTGGCGTTCGGCAAGCGCCCGATGGCCCCGAAGATCAGCCCGAAGAAGTCCTGGGAGGGCTTCGCCGGTTCGGTCACCGCCGCCGCGGTGGGCAGCGCGCTGCTGCTGTGGCTGCTGTTCGACGTGGCCCCGTGGTGGGGCGCGCTGTTCGGGGTGGCGATCTCCTGCGCCGCGGTGCTGGGCGACCTCGCCGAGTCGATGATCAAGCGGGATCTCGGCGTCAAGGACATGAGCAACCTGCTTCCCGGCCACGGCGGCCTGATGGACCGGCTCGACTCCATCCTGTTCGCGGTGCCGACGGCGTACCTGCTGCTCGCGGTGTTCGTGCCGGTGGTGGGCTGA